The Megasphaera stantonii genome includes a window with the following:
- a CDS encoding PHP domain-containing protein: METWLDLHMHTKYSMDGEFEPADLMRQCAGAGLRAAAVTDHDAVGALDEAKAAASALQLSFIPGIEISCQHKGKNFHLLGYGIRYQAPVFAELEQDLHAQRLAISEKVLDAVEGLGIYLDRQAIWDMASSGVVASVNIAKTALEDPRNDGNPLLAPYRPGGARSNAPYVNFGWDFCGQGGPAFVSMVLMPFSQAVRIIQEHGGAAVLAHPGANMKQNRDIAEDLIAQGIDGIEAYCSYHDDDTAAFYAAIANEHDLLVTIGSDYHGRAKPHIRLGQYGHPAPQATFDALCRIIQDRDGDVCL, translated from the coding sequence GTGGAAACATGGCTTGATTTGCATATGCATACGAAATACAGCATGGATGGGGAGTTTGAGCCGGCTGATTTGATGCGGCAGTGCGCTGGCGCCGGTCTGCGGGCGGCAGCCGTTACGGATCACGACGCCGTAGGCGCTCTGGACGAGGCAAAAGCCGCGGCGTCAGCCTTGCAGCTATCCTTTATTCCGGGAATCGAAATCAGCTGTCAGCATAAGGGCAAGAATTTCCATTTGCTGGGATATGGCATTCGCTATCAGGCTCCGGTCTTTGCCGAATTGGAACAGGACCTGCACGCCCAGCGGCTGGCTATTTCTGAAAAGGTCCTCGATGCCGTCGAAGGGTTAGGCATCTATCTGGATCGGCAGGCCATATGGGACATGGCTTCCAGCGGCGTCGTCGCTTCGGTCAATATTGCTAAAACGGCGTTAGAAGACCCGCGTAACGACGGGAATCCCCTGCTGGCCCCCTACCGGCCCGGCGGCGCTCGCAGCAATGCACCGTATGTCAATTTCGGCTGGGATTTCTGCGGCCAGGGAGGGCCGGCCTTCGTTTCCATGGTCCTCATGCCGTTCTCCCAAGCCGTCCGCATCATACAGGAACACGGCGGCGCTGCCGTGCTGGCCCATCCGGGAGCGAATATGAAGCAAAATCGGGACATAGCGGAAGACTTAATCGCTCAAGGCATAGACGGCATCGAAGCGTACTGCAGCTATCACGACGACGATACGGCGGCTTTTTATGCAGCTATCGCTAACGAGCACGATTTGCTTGTTACGATTGGCAGCGATTATCACGGGCGGGCTAAGCCGCATATTCGCTTGGGGCAATACGGTCATCCTGCGCCGCAGGCTACGTTCGACGCGCTGTGCCGCATCATTCAGGACAGAGACGGGGACGTATGCCTATGA
- a CDS encoding N-acetylmuramoyl-L-alanine amidase: MSQMKFYIHALVCCICWLGVLTVAGAEAKPADAAAVQTEAVQAIPDKGKLPSASGKEEMRRYDPAADRSPAEDIPVVETNFSFAEPLLVRPDTKGIVIHHVGMPSGDTSAEAIHKAHLAKGWAGIGYHYVIRKDGTIERGRPLAAVGAHAQGHNFDTVGINVTGNFDTERPTAEQLASLERLLVFLCRIYDIEAGVTTIEGHRDMNATDCPGDNLYRLLPQIRRDVKVQTAEKELEDADIWELLKKDR, encoded by the coding sequence ATGAGCCAGATGAAATTTTATATACACGCGCTGGTTTGCTGTATCTGCTGGCTGGGAGTTTTAACTGTCGCCGGGGCTGAGGCGAAGCCGGCAGATGCAGCTGCCGTACAGACAGAGGCAGTACAAGCCATTCCGGACAAGGGAAAGTTGCCGTCTGCTAGCGGAAAAGAAGAAATGCGCCGATATGATCCCGCTGCTGACAGAAGCCCAGCTGAAGACATTCCCGTTGTCGAGACGAATTTTTCCTTTGCCGAACCGCTTCTGGTGCGGCCTGATACGAAAGGGATCGTCATTCATCATGTAGGCATGCCGTCCGGCGACACGTCGGCAGAGGCTATTCACAAGGCTCATTTGGCGAAGGGCTGGGCCGGTATCGGCTATCATTACGTCATCCGAAAGGACGGTACGATTGAACGAGGCCGTCCATTGGCTGCTGTAGGAGCCCATGCTCAGGGCCATAATTTCGACACAGTCGGCATCAACGTAACGGGGAACTTCGATACGGAACGGCCGACGGCTGAACAGCTTGCCTCGCTGGAGCGGCTTCTGGTGTTTCTGTGCCGCATATACGATATCGAGGCGGGCGTTACGACGATCGAAGGCCATCGCGACATGAACGCGACGGATTGCCCCGGCGACAACTTATACCGTCTGCTGCCGCAGATACGCCGCGACGTCAAGGTGCAGACGGCAGAAAAAGAGCTGGAAGACGCCGATATATGGGAGCTTCTCAAGAAAGACCGGTAA
- the mfd gene encoding transcription-repair coupling factor, which produces MNQVFQWMNDDENIKKAAEQFQLPGRHSIYGLGGSAKSAFAGNALAEIKGPALIVVPGKEQAAAWQTDLQFWLPNMPVLDFPFVDKAVFTTTAKSIERSAQQMRVLGFLREGRPGVILATAEEAFQYVLPPQRIDDGAVDIKAGAEYERDMLLQHLVEGGYERVDLVERRGHFSVRGDIIDIYAVNQQDPLRVEFFGDDIDSLRFFDVNSQKSKEAVRQVRLLPISLEEEQDERACTVLDYIGDGIIIWDEPNRIRESLKKLLKESDDYKGRLCPWQKAVTAERVASQIMLSLMAQSVPDMPADSSSSFAAKMMASFQKQFTLLKDELSHWQKNGNTVLFVLGSRERTASLTAWLRQQDVEPQLYAADKPLQKGAVYTADGEIRSGFELPYAKLVVLAERDVYGMQKRRLRHHAAKGQEINVFTDLKPGDYVVHESHGIGRYEGIKTIELDGVHKDYLEIHYAGQDILYVPTDQLKLLQRYIGNEGTTPKLHRMGGNEWQKVRKKAQKSITDLAEKLVALYAKREIVPGYAFPADTSYQKEFEDAFPYEETDDQLRAVQTIKKSMEKPFPMDCLVCGDVGFGKTEVAMRAIFKAVMGGKQVAVLVPTTVLAQQHFQTFSERFGPFGVACDVLNRFRSYKEKKDILARTLRGDVDVLIGTHSLLNKKVKFKDLGLLVVDEEQRFGVAQKEKWKAWAANIDVLTLSATPIPRTLHMSLVNLREMCIIETPPTDRLPVQTYVTEYNARIVRDAVMREKRRGGQVFFVYNRVESIETMKDELQALLPDITIGIAHGQMAGTLLEQIMFDFYEGRYDVLLCSSLVENGLDVANANTIIVYDADHFGLSQLYQMRGRVGRSHRMAYAYFLYRRDKVLSEVAEKRLQAIKEFTELGSGFKIAMRDLEIRGAGNLLGREQHGNIASVGFAMYCHMLEEAIAKAQSGKPAEPERQDTVMEIHVDAFIDDEYISNGGQKIEMYQRMALLRTEEELNALAAELEDRYGKPTKPVQTLLQATKLRLQAQDQHIVLISQKRDVLELKWQYPNLLPKANQLDISLRRRVRPVPGNPLMLRVSLANTPDILTLLSELLTTFSKLRKGNPLE; this is translated from the coding sequence ATGAATCAAGTATTTCAATGGATGAATGACGATGAAAATATTAAAAAGGCAGCGGAGCAGTTTCAGCTGCCCGGGCGGCACAGCATTTACGGACTGGGAGGCTCGGCCAAAAGCGCCTTCGCAGGGAATGCGCTGGCTGAAATAAAGGGGCCGGCGCTGATCGTCGTGCCGGGAAAAGAGCAGGCTGCGGCCTGGCAGACCGATTTGCAGTTCTGGCTGCCTAATATGCCGGTTTTGGATTTTCCTTTCGTCGACAAAGCCGTCTTTACGACGACGGCGAAAAGCATCGAGCGGTCGGCGCAGCAGATGCGCGTTCTCGGTTTTCTGCGTGAAGGCCGGCCCGGCGTCATATTGGCGACAGCGGAGGAGGCTTTTCAATATGTATTGCCGCCGCAGCGCATTGACGACGGCGCCGTCGATATAAAAGCCGGCGCGGAGTACGAACGGGATATGCTCCTGCAGCATCTTGTAGAAGGCGGATACGAACGAGTCGATCTCGTTGAGCGGCGCGGCCATTTTTCCGTTCGCGGCGACATTATTGATATATATGCAGTCAATCAGCAGGACCCGCTGCGCGTCGAGTTTTTCGGCGATGATATAGACAGCCTGCGCTTTTTCGACGTCAACAGCCAAAAATCGAAGGAAGCGGTACGGCAGGTCCGCCTGCTGCCGATTTCCCTGGAAGAAGAGCAGGACGAACGGGCTTGTACAGTCCTCGATTACATCGGCGACGGCATCATTATCTGGGACGAGCCCAACCGGATACGGGAAAGCCTGAAAAAGCTTTTGAAGGAGTCCGACGATTATAAAGGCCGCCTCTGTCCTTGGCAGAAGGCCGTGACAGCAGAACGGGTTGCTAGTCAAATCATGCTGTCCCTTATGGCCCAATCCGTGCCGGACATGCCGGCTGACTCTTCGTCGAGCTTCGCCGCAAAGATGATGGCAAGCTTTCAAAAGCAGTTTACCCTGCTGAAGGATGAGCTGAGCCACTGGCAGAAAAACGGCAATACGGTTCTCTTCGTATTGGGCAGCCGCGAGCGGACGGCGTCTTTGACAGCTTGGCTCCGTCAGCAGGACGTGGAGCCGCAGTTGTATGCCGCAGACAAACCCTTGCAGAAAGGGGCCGTGTACACAGCAGACGGCGAAATCCGCAGCGGCTTCGAGCTTCCCTACGCCAAGCTCGTCGTTTTGGCCGAGCGGGACGTATACGGCATGCAAAAGCGCCGCCTCCGCCATCATGCGGCCAAGGGACAGGAAATCAACGTATTTACGGACCTGAAGCCCGGCGACTACGTCGTCCACGAGTCCCACGGCATCGGCCGGTACGAAGGCATTAAGACCATCGAGCTGGACGGCGTGCATAAGGACTATTTGGAAATCCATTATGCCGGCCAGGATATCCTGTACGTGCCGACAGATCAGCTGAAACTGCTGCAGCGCTATATCGGAAATGAAGGGACGACTCCGAAGCTGCACCGAATGGGCGGCAACGAATGGCAGAAGGTGCGGAAAAAGGCCCAGAAATCGATTACTGATTTGGCGGAAAAGCTCGTCGCTTTGTACGCTAAGCGGGAAATCGTTCCGGGATATGCTTTTCCGGCCGACACGTCCTATCAGAAGGAGTTTGAAGACGCCTTTCCCTATGAAGAAACGGACGACCAGCTGCGGGCTGTCCAGACGATCAAGAAGAGCATGGAAAAGCCCTTTCCCATGGATTGCCTCGTCTGCGGCGACGTAGGCTTCGGCAAGACCGAGGTCGCCATGCGGGCCATTTTCAAGGCCGTCATGGGGGGCAAGCAAGTCGCCGTCCTCGTGCCGACGACCGTATTAGCCCAGCAGCACTTTCAGACCTTCAGCGAACGGTTCGGCCCCTTCGGCGTAGCCTGCGACGTACTGAACCGTTTCCGCTCGTATAAAGAAAAGAAGGACATCTTGGCCCGTACGCTCCGCGGCGACGTCGACGTCCTCATCGGCACGCACAGCCTGCTGAACAAAAAGGTAAAATTTAAAGACTTAGGCCTGCTCGTCGTCGACGAAGAGCAGCGTTTCGGCGTGGCCCAGAAGGAAAAATGGAAGGCCTGGGCCGCCAATATCGACGTGCTGACCTTGAGCGCGACGCCGATTCCCCGGACGCTGCACATGTCCTTGGTCAACCTGCGGGAAATGTGCATTATCGAGACGCCGCCGACAGACCGCCTGCCGGTGCAGACCTATGTGACGGAGTACAACGCCCGTATCGTCCGCGACGCAGTCATGCGTGAAAAGCGGCGGGGCGGACAAGTATTTTTCGTCTACAACCGCGTCGAATCCATCGAGACGATGAAGGACGAGCTGCAGGCCCTGCTGCCGGATATTACCATCGGCATCGCCCACGGCCAGATGGCAGGGACGCTGCTGGAGCAGATCATGTTTGATTTTTACGAAGGAAGATACGACGTGCTCCTGTGCTCCAGTCTGGTAGAGAATGGGCTGGACGTGGCTAACGCCAATACGATTATCGTGTACGATGCCGACCATTTCGGCTTGTCCCAGCTGTACCAGATGCGCGGACGCGTCGGCCGGAGCCATCGCATGGCTTACGCCTACTTCCTGTATCGCCGCGATAAGGTGCTGTCGGAAGTTGCGGAAAAACGGCTGCAGGCTATTAAAGAATTTACAGAGTTGGGATCAGGCTTTAAGATTGCCATGCGGGATTTGGAAATCCGCGGCGCCGGCAACCTGCTGGGCCGGGAACAGCACGGCAACATTGCCAGCGTCGGGTTCGCCATGTACTGCCATATGCTGGAAGAGGCTATTGCCAAGGCCCAGTCCGGCAAGCCCGCCGAGCCGGAACGGCAGGATACGGTCATGGAAATCCATGTCGACGCGTTTATTGACGACGAGTATATCAGCAACGGCGGCCAGAAAATCGAAATGTACCAGCGCATGGCCCTGCTGCGGACTGAAGAGGAACTCAACGCCCTGGCGGCAGAGCTGGAAGACCGGTACGGCAAGCCGACGAAGCCCGTGCAGACGCTGCTGCAGGCGACGAAGCTGCGCTTGCAGGCCCAGGATCAGCACATCGTGTTGATTTCGCAGAAGAGGGACGTGCTGGAACTAAAATGGCAGTATCCCAACCTGCTTCCCAAAGCGAACCAGCTGGATATATCCCTGCGCCGCCGCGTGCGGCCCGTGCCGGGTAATCCGCTGATGCTGCGCGTGTCCCTGGCTAATACGCCGGATATACTGACGCTGCTCTCCGAGCTGCTGACTACGTTTTCGAAGCTGAGAAAGGGGAATCCCCTTGAGTAA
- a CDS encoding putative polysaccharide biosynthesis protein, with protein sequence MSKTSFLQGAMVLTVAGIVVKILGGANRILLSRLLEGEGIGLYQMAYPLYILFLSIAGAGIPIAVSIMVAEQTAKGNYSGAKRIFHITLAVMTLAALGCGVAMAFGAKALIAYGLVRDDRAYLPLLVLAPALTISIVTCCFRGYFQGLQLMTPTAVSQMVDQFVRVCTMLALAWLLFPYGLEIAAAGATFGAVPGAAAGLAVIAFLYYRHSRVPLPADEGQFAPCRAVSVIRRLAVLAVPVAAANMLLPAVASIDLFIVPQRLEAAGYTIHEATTLFGYLTGMANGLVQLPTILTISLATSLVPAVSAAYSKGQTDLVLKRAHTAMRIANIITVPSCCGLAVLAVPISQMLYATPEAGPAICVLSISVFFIGVQQITSGLLQGMGHTAIPLLNMAVAAVFKILFSWHLTAIPWLGEVGAAWATNIDLAVATILNLYFAHRLIAYHVQWGYVARLFLSAAAMAGTAWFAYHGLLLFLGNTGATLAAISSAGAVYLLCLFLFRAVAADDLRRVPVVGAKVSSLLGRLEK encoded by the coding sequence TTGAGTAAAACTTCTTTTTTGCAAGGCGCTATGGTTCTGACCGTCGCCGGTATCGTCGTAAAGATACTCGGCGGCGCGAACCGCATCCTGTTGTCCCGGCTGTTGGAAGGCGAAGGCATCGGCTTATATCAGATGGCCTATCCCTTGTATATCTTATTTCTCAGCATTGCCGGCGCGGGTATACCGATTGCCGTCTCCATCATGGTAGCCGAACAGACGGCTAAAGGGAACTACAGCGGCGCCAAGCGTATTTTCCATATTACCCTGGCCGTCATGACCTTGGCAGCCTTAGGCTGCGGCGTCGCCATGGCTTTTGGGGCGAAGGCCCTGATTGCCTACGGACTGGTCCGCGATGACCGGGCGTACCTGCCCCTGCTGGTGCTCGCGCCGGCCCTGACAATTTCCATCGTAACGTGCTGTTTCCGCGGCTACTTCCAGGGGCTGCAGCTCATGACGCCGACGGCAGTGTCGCAGATGGTCGATCAGTTTGTCCGCGTGTGCACGATGCTCGCCCTGGCCTGGCTGTTGTTTCCGTACGGATTGGAAATCGCGGCGGCCGGTGCGACCTTCGGCGCCGTGCCGGGGGCGGCGGCCGGGTTGGCTGTCATAGCCTTCTTGTATTATCGTCACAGCCGCGTGCCCTTGCCGGCTGACGAGGGGCAGTTTGCGCCCTGCCGGGCCGTTTCGGTTATCCGGCGGCTTGCCGTCCTGGCCGTCCCCGTCGCAGCGGCGAACATGCTGCTGCCGGCCGTAGCGAGCATCGACCTGTTTATCGTGCCGCAGCGGCTGGAGGCGGCCGGATATACGATACACGAGGCGACGACGCTGTTTGGCTATCTCACCGGCATGGCCAACGGCCTCGTCCAGCTGCCGACGATATTGACGATTTCCCTGGCGACGAGCCTGGTGCCGGCCGTTTCGGCAGCCTATTCCAAGGGACAGACTGATCTGGTCTTGAAGCGGGCCCATACGGCTATGCGCATCGCCAACATCATCACGGTGCCGAGCTGCTGCGGCCTGGCCGTATTGGCCGTGCCGATTTCGCAGATGCTCTACGCGACGCCTGAAGCCGGCCCGGCTATCTGCGTGCTGTCCATATCCGTCTTTTTTATCGGCGTGCAGCAGATTACGAGCGGCCTGCTCCAAGGCATGGGGCATACGGCCATTCCTTTGCTCAACATGGCCGTTGCCGCTGTATTTAAAATCTTATTCAGCTGGCATTTGACGGCGATTCCCTGGCTGGGGGAAGTCGGTGCGGCCTGGGCTACGAATATTGACTTAGCCGTGGCGACGATTTTAAATTTGTATTTTGCCCATCGGCTCATTGCGTACCACGTGCAGTGGGGATATGTTGCCCGCTTGTTCCTGTCGGCTGCGGCTATGGCCGGGACGGCCTGGTTTGCATATCACGGATTATTGCTGTTTTTGGGCAATACGGGGGCAACGCTCGCCGCGATCAGCTCGGCCGGGGCCGTATACCTCCTCTGTCTGTTCTTATTCCGTGCCGTCGCCGCCGACGATCTTCGCCGCGTGCCTGTCGTAGGCGCGAAGGTGTCATCGCTGCTCGGCAGGCTGGAAAAATAA